From the Motacilla alba alba isolate MOTALB_02 chromosome 1, Motacilla_alba_V1.0_pri, whole genome shotgun sequence genome, the window GAGATTTGCagaataaatgttattttcttggaaaatttaTGATtagaatattttcataattaagGTTGAACTTGACCAACTAGTAAATGTGGTTGACTTtacattttactgtttttacTTGGTCAGAATACTGACACGTGGACAGAAATGTTGATCAGTAGCTCTAAATCTTAAGTTTGGACCTTGGGAGAAGGTTCTTTCTGATGCGCACTTAGTGGCAACCTTAATTTTATCTCCTCtgtaaatatgattttttaataCTACATACAGACAGGAAGCATAGCTAGAATTACAAGATGCTGCTGGATCAAGCAATACAAAATCCATGTCCCTGGTATTTTTTGCTTCTCTCAAAAGTAATTATACACTTGTATATATGAGGGGAACCCTAATTTTCTAAACTGTGCTATATAGAAATACTGTACTTGACATAaagagtttttgttttgcttagtAATGTGGTTTTGAAACTTTGTATCTGTCATTTTATATAACATTATCTATTTATTTGATAATACTTAGCACTTACATGTAATGATCACTCCTTTTAATGAATTCTAGAATGGAAATGGACATTGTCCATTATAACATTATAACTAATGAGCTCGTCTTTGTGAATTTAAATTAGTGTCAAAATTGTGGGTTTGAAGTACTctattttccctgtttttttaaggaaaatactTGCAAATAAGAGGAAATTGTGGAAGTAAGATTTACTTCTGGAATTTCTTGGTTGTACAAACTTGCCCAAGAAATTATTCAAAGATTAATATATTGGCTATAACTTAGTTATAGATCAAATCCACTGTCAAGAACTGTATTTCACAGTGGGCCTAGTACAGAAATTCTGATCaaaattttaatcaaatatctaattctaataaaaattctttcattaaTTATATGAACGTGTGACCAAACCTCTGTGTGGTGTGCATGCACATGTGGTTCAAATTGGATATAAATAATAACTGTAAAGAGTTTAAAGACATGtgaagaagaaagggagagTTCTAGGTATTCACTAAGTTCTGTTCTTTCGGGTTTAAAACTACTGTTGTACTTATTTTCAGTGCTGGTCAAACAGCCATCACTAACAAAAACTTTTCCAATACCTTGATTCTTTCAAGATTGTCTACAATTTTTTGACAGGTAGAAGGTCATGGTGTTAAAACACATCATGGAAGTAACTATCCTATGTTATTCCGGGAGTGAGAAtgtctatttttattattagcCAGATAGACAATAGAGAAGCAATCAGGGATCCAAAAGCTGAGtcagtttttttaatgaaatatgaGAAAATGTGATGACTATAGATAATGCCAGGGAGGTTGGAGATTTGGGGAAACACTTTGCTGCAGActtcttctgcttttaatatCAGAAAATTGAGTCTGACTTATGGTAATTCTGAAGTCTGCCTAAGAATTGTAATTGGTGTTTTCCAAAATGCAGAAGTAGCAGTACTTCTTCAAAGAGTTGTTTGGGTAGAACTACAAAATTGGTACATGTAAAACTCCTTCAGATGTTTGTGTCCTGTCACGGTTTTACCCTTCTCGAGCCTTTATGACTGCAGCTTCTACAATTTTCTCTAAAGCACATTACTGGCATAACCATATGCTTCTTTGCTCATCAAGAGACGAATAGGGTTGGTATGAGCAGTAGAAGAGCAAATATAAGTCTGCGGGTTTAAGGGTGGACACTTGAATTATTTCTTATCTGACTTAAATACAATTAAGTATTTGCTTGGCtagaattttcaaaatattattccATGCCATAATATTCACAAGTCATTTCCTTTAAGTCTTGATATCTTGGTTTCTTGATTTTGGCAAAGTTtccaagcttttctttttcttgctgcaggGTTTCTAAGCACATCTTTTAAAAGTCTAATTTATACTTGTAAATTGCAACCGCCAGTCACCAAAATAATTTACTGAAGATAATTattaagtgttttatttttgtgacaaGTAAATGCTTCTCTAAGACTTATAAATCTTACACTAAACCTTGTAATTTTATAACTTTGTGTAATGAATTGCATCAAAAAAGTAATAGcttaggatttttaaaaaatagaaaaaaaataggattaattgttttctttttggggcGGCGGAGACAGGTGTTACTTATGTGATAATGAAGTTCCATATAAAACTTCAACCCTTTTGGGCCAGACTGTGGATTTTGTTAGAAAACAAGTTGGTATTGACTCATCACGTGCAGGTAAGTAATTATAGTAAAGATACAGTAAATCAGAAAGTCTCCTAAGTGTTAGAGACAGTACTATAAATCCAGAATTTACACTAAATTAGATTTTGCTCCTTATGGTAAAGGGAAAAACTAATTTCTCCCctttttaatattctttgtCACAATCCTGATAGCATAAGTAACGTCCTAGCCCATAGACCTAATTAGATCAGGATTTTGCTCAGCATCCCCTAAACATTTACAGACAAAACATACAAGaataggcagaaaaaaaagacaattttaatgtgactttttttaaaatgcgACATTCAGTTTTTCTGCAAATAGAAATTTGACTTTAGGGTGCTGTGTTTATTCATGAGTGTTGCTCAGTCTGTCTTGAGATCTAAAGAAAAATTGTCCTCGCTTAAGgataatttgttttgatttttctaaagTCTTTTTGTGGGTATTTTTGAATGTATTAGGAATGACTAAGCCTCCAGCTGTTGCAGCACATATCCTAATGGAAGGAGTAGTATACAGAGGTTTTTATCACTGGATCTGTAAGTTTAGTGtaggcagctgcagtgcttttAGAACTCTAAAATATTGTTCTGTTGTACAGAattctaaaatataaatatgcaatatttaaatattgtttaaaatattattttaaacaatcATATTTTACAGTCTATCTGTAAAAAATgattgtttaaaagaaaacaaacccagcaaaaaACCCTAGTTTCCATAATGGCAAAACTAGTTTTGTACAAGGCATTTCCACTAGAAAAATTGGATGAATTtgcatatgaaaataaatgctaCAACAAATGACTGTAAGAAATTCTAACACTTGGGTGAAATCACAGGCCATGTGGGGAACGGAACACAAATATCCAGCAATGCCACGTGGCTGTCTCTGAATTCaattttttcagaaagcagctgaGGTTTTCCCATAGGGAGCAGAGTTTTTTGAGTGGTCAGTCTTTCGCAGACACACAGTTGAACTTAATATCAGTTgacaaaattttcttcttgggTTTGAACTGGAAAACCAACGAATACTTGAGTGCAGTTGTTGCCTTTTTCATGTGTTCTGTGTGTTGCTGTTCATCCATCTGTTTCTTGTCCTAAGATTGTATTGtctgttttccttgctttttcgGAACTTGTGTTACTTGATTTTACAGATGGTATTAGCTCTCAGCCCTATTTTCCAGGAACTTAATCAATAGCTGTTTGCCAAACTGGCAGAACCAGTGTGGATGTTATTTTGAAAACTGCCTGGAACTCCCTCACAGCTTTATTAAACAGGCCATTGAAATTTTTGGCaatacactgaaataatttgggggaaaatatttttaactcgTCTTGGAGACTATAAAACTTTCATATCATCTGTTTAGGTATATGAAATGAATATGAGAATGCTTTAACAGTGGGAAACAATTGGCTGTTGTAGAAAGCCCTCACATAGGTGATTTTGACAGGAACATTCTGAATTCTGAAGAATTTCAGAGTAGGTTGGTATAAATGGCTTGTGTGCCAAGAGATGTTTAATTTGCTTGCTGATTTGAAATGGCATTTCAGGGGGTTTGcaatttgttgttttgtttgttttttaacttctATTACCTAGACAATTTAAGAACCTAAACCAGtagttttgtatttaaaatttaaagaattaaTTATCACATGTATAAGCTCTAAACATCATAGATTGCCGCCTGCTGTAATAATCTTTCCTAGCCTATACCCTATAACTATGTTAACATGTGATATGTTTTTATTATATCAGTAGAAAAACAAGAGAACAAAgaagttgaaaataaaaaagtagaaaaagacagcaaaaatgaacaagaaaaagaagtttcacttaaagaagaaaattctcattCAACTGCTAATGGAGAAGTCACTGTGAAAGGACTTAGTAACTTGGGGAATACATGTTTCTTTAATGCAGTGATGCAGGTACAGGACTTGCTGttgtttttagaaaaattttcaataggaaaaaaagccacaaacaaaatgaaaaacagccCACAACAGCCCTGCCTCCAGCATTTTACAGTGTCACAATTagaatgtggggtttttttatctgCCAGGAATGATggcttttttctaaaaatagtgTGTTGGCCCAGAGAAATGCGAAGAAATGGTGCTTCAGGTTCAGACTTGCTCTAAGGGGAAATACAATAAACTGCCTTGTCCTTGGGGGACAGCATCTTTCACTGACATAAAATAAGCTTGCTACTTCTAGTTATTTTGTAAAAGTATGAAATAGTCAGACACATCACCCTTGTGACCTCCTAGACTATAAGATATTAGTACTCAAAAACCATGGGTGTTTATTGTAATAAAACTGTCTCTCAGCAAAAGGAAACCAAAACTAaatatttgatgaaaaaaaCAGGATGAGCTAGTTGCAGGCATTGCCATCTTGTGTGACTTTTTCAGCTCAGAAATGTAGAATAAACTTGTTCTTTCAATTGTATTGAAACCGACATTATCTTGTGCTCTTTGGCTTTTGATACTGAAGCTTTACTCAAACAAAATTCCCACTGTACTTGCAGATTTTAGTAAACTGCTTTTGATTTacttttaaacactttttaaacCAAGCAAATACATTGCATTTTATCCTTTGAATTTTTAGAACTAGATGCTAGTAAATATATTTGTCAAAAGATCAGTCTGTATAAGAACTGATTTAGGGTTTCTGCAATATGAAGTAATGCTTATAGAGGGCATTGGAGGTCCTATTGGATATGGATTGTACCTTTAAATCTTGAACACAGGTGGGGATTCTAGAGTGGTAATTTACCACTATAGTTCTgtgtttggaaaaataaattgctgctAAACTGGTTGCTACAAATTCCATGACTAGCAGAAGTTCAACTAGTTCGACTGCCCTTCCTGTTGTCCCCATTTTCCAATCTCTTCTGTCTTTTGTGTTCTACAGAATTTATCACAAACTCCAatcctgaaggagctgcttaAAGAAGCTAAAATACCTGGCACAACAATTAAAATTGAGTCACCTGAACTATGCATGGTAATATGCTTTGACCTCCGTAGTGTTTGTCCTCACCTTCCAGACTGTTAAGGAAACCAGCAATATTTATCTGTCAATTTTAAAGCTGTTCCTATTGCCTGCTTCTTactcacagcacagccagcagactCCAACTCCATCCCCAGTAGACTGCCCCGGGCTAGctaacccactcttttataacACCCATCCTCATTGGATGGGCAAGGCTGTTTCCACTCTTTGAAGCACAGCTGTGATTCATCAGGGGCAGGGTTGCTTACAGTCCCTTCTCCTACATGTTCCAGCTAAATACTAACAAGATTAGGGTGTAAAATCAGCAGGAGCTTCACCACTGCTTTCTATAAAGCTGCTTCTGAAGTTAGTGGAGGTATTTTGTTCAGTGTAAGAGCAGTGATTCAACACTCTGTCGTAGAAGGAGTGCTTGCATTATGATGATGTTATTTAAGGGACAAAAATGTGTAACTCCTGCTATAGTACCACTTGTCTAAATGCAAAATAGGAAATTAGAGGATGCCTGTAGCACACCTGTCATTACAGTTTAGAGATTCGAATGACAGAAAATGCACAACCTTTTTTAagaaattgggtttttttcctagtaaaggTAAGAAATACAGACTTTGAACTAAGCAATAAATAAGTGAGTTGTGCTATCGTTTCATGATAAACCACACATTGTTTTTGTCAGGTTAACTTGTTGCCATTTTGGAATTTTCGATATTCTATTTGACAATAATGTTTTCAAGAAGCGAAAAGGAAAAACTTACTGCAAAAGATTAAGGCAAAACAgttctgttgcttttctttcaaacagGAACCTCAGTTAATAAAACTAGATCAGCCGGGTCCTTTAACACTAGCCATGCATCAGTTTGTGACAGAAATGCAAGAGACAAAACAAGGGGTAGTGACTCCTAAGGAACTTTTTGCTCAGGTTTGTAAAAAGTAAGTATCTGTACAATTGCACATCATAGTGGATATGAAAAAGTTTGTTGTTTGAGActgtcattttttcctctttttttatctttagcTCAGAACACAGCATATAAAATTTGTAGAATACTTAATTTTTGAAAGaggagcaaaataaaaatgaatagcAGTAAAATGAAAGCTACTCAGTGACATACTAAGTAGCTGGCatcatatttttagaaaatacgATATGTAGACACTTGTTGCTTTTATATGCTTACATTCTGGAGACTTTGTCCATGTGTGTTGGCTGTGAATCATTTTTGCTTTATCTCTGAGTTCAGTTATACTTCACAATTTCATTTAACAGAGCAATACGATTCAAAGGTTATCAGCAGCAAGACAGTCATGAACTACTTCGTTACTTACTTGATGGAATGAGAGCAGAAGAAATCCAGGTGAGTGCTAAAGTCATAATTGTGCATACCTTTCTCTTTGTACCCTTGACCCAGACTCTTTCTTctgctgaggggaaaaagaacaTACTTCCTGAGATATGTCAGCTTCTGTAGTGTGGTTGTGCTGTCCATAGCGCTCACTTGAAGCATATTAGCAAAGAGAACCCAAGAAAAAGTAGGTTTGGAGTATGTGTAGGCACTCTAAAAAATATCcttatgttttaatttctgaaacacACTTGTAGAAATTCCTGGGTTTTTTGCCAGTTTTAATTTGGGCAAGTATTTAATCCTTAGACTGATTTTCTTACATACTAATTAGAACATTATGCTTGCAACTTCTCcattgattctttttttttttttttttttttaatctaccaGAACTATTGTGTGGTTCTACAGGTGTTTGTGTTGTTTGTATTGATTCTCTTAATTGATGAAGTTTATACATTTTCTTCCATCTGAAACACAACATAAAATGAAGTAGCTAACGGAATTATTTTAGGGAATTTTACAGAgtatatttgttttgaaaatttcagCAAATAAGTGTTGGAATGCTAAAGGCATTGAGTGACTCtaacaaacaaaatgaagaagaactcaaaaagaaaattaaaggtaAATTATCACAGCATCAGTAACTTGTAAAATCTCCTTTGTTGAAGTATATAAAGCAACATTAATAGTATCAACTAAAAGATACATGTTTATTTGTACAACTTTATGACCTCTTGAGTATGCGTGTATCTAGAATAAAAGGCTCTATAATTTTAGTCTATATTTAAATGTCTTGCTGAACTTTGTTGGCATTTCCTTCTTAACAGGATATGAGAGAGTGGATTCTGTAGATATCATACATTAAAATACGTTTGGGCAATGAATAATAATTCAAACatataagaaattaaaatactacTATGTGAATATAATTTATGCAGCTGCTAATGGTCCATTGTTACCTAACAGTAGTATAGAAAAACTCCAGACAATGAACAGAAGAATTTTTAGACTTTTCAACATGACTTAGGAGATGATCTGACAATTTAAATTCCGACTGTGTTACTCTGAAATTACAACTTgaggaaaatggttttgtttgtctggCCAATGTTGGTGCTCATTTTTTAAGTTCAGATAGTTGTTTCAGTCTTGAGAGAAAACAGGAATTCTTACTGAGGTGCAGTACTTCTGAGAAAATAGGGAAATGCATTTGAGCAGAGAAAGTGATAGAGGTATGGTTTAACCAAGCTGTTCTGGGAATGTGATTTCACCCCCATTGTTTTGATACTCAGAAGATTCTTAATTTAAGAATCTTGCCGTACTTGCTATCCTGAGGAAACCAGAACAGGCCAGTATGTTCTGACATGCATCTTACATGTTatattctccttttttattcaGTATGTAATGAGATTGGTTGCCAGTGTATTGTGtgtaatatttttaactttacTATACTTTTTGAATTCTcagaatatgaaaagaaaaaaggaatacaAAGTTTTGTAGATCGAATCTTTGGTGGAGAATTAACCAGCACAATTATGTGTGAGGAATGCAGAACTGTAAGTAAACTGCCTGCTCTGAATAATCTTGAGTGTTATGTCCTGTAATCTGCAGGAGAACCCCAAAGTGACTGTCTGTAGAAATAAGACTTGAAATAAGACTGCATGCTTTTCAAAAAGGAGAATGATTTGGCTGGAATCTTTCTTCCATTGTGTTTTAAAGTTAATCTTTCAGTGCCTTTCGAAAGCCTTCTAAATAAAGGGGCAAGCTGCCTCTGCCAGAATTCTCTCCTAGATTCCAGTGAACACCTTCCAGTGGTACAGATCATAGAGCAGATTAATTGTTATGGGACCCTTTCCTTTTTCGTTCAGGAGATTGCGTTTTCCCCTTTACCACAATGAAAAGTCCATGGGAGTGCCAGGAGGACAGTTAAGAAGATGCTACTGGGATAATATATCCTGAGAATGAAGTAATTGAGTGTATTAGCAAATGGGCTAGTTGAATATCATGATATATTACAGCTATGAGTCTCTTAGGCCCTAAGGTGCAATTTCACTAGATAACTGAATTCATAAAAGTATTTCGTGCTCATTTCTGTGGTGATGTGACTGTTGGATTTTTGGTCATTGGAAGCTATTTGTGGAGATAAATGAGCCCTGTTTTACAGTTGGGCGCACAAGTAAAAGCGGGCCTTGAATGCACACATGCAAATACACCTATTGACAGCAAGCCAGCTGTttccaaacagaattaaattgGACTCTTGATTAATCATTTAAAGGTATCCTTGGTCCGTGAGTCTTTCCTTGATTTGTCGCTTCCCGTACTAGATGTTCAGGTAAGAAACAGTACATAGGtacttttcagcttttatttttttattcatatgaAAACACTGACTATACAGTCATTAGGAAGAGTATTTAAGCTTCTTTCTTAAAGTCTCTTTTGCAAGTCAaaattgcacagaaaaataGGGAACAAGATTTTTAATGAGAGTCATTCCTGTAAGTTGTGGCTCATAAATTGTCTCTGAAAAAATCACACGGATTTTTTGAGTtctttgggggtttgttttcacatttttcatccatttttctGCACCAAGTCCAAGAACACCTCTCCTAATATTCAGGTTATGGAATAAAGTTAAGAAATGTTGATAGGATAGTATGTGAATACTTATTTGATCAATCTTCAGACACTCAACGTGTACTTGATTTACTTTATGTTTTGTATTGATAATCTGTATATgtaatatttcagattttttgtgTAGCACTGTTTACTCATAAACATTGGAATGGAACCCCCACAGCCAAAGGGGTCATGACTTCAGCCACAAATAAGTTTCCTTTtagcagaaacaaacaaattctGTGGCAGGCAGTTTAACAGAAAATGTCTCTGCTTGTGTAAAATATTACTCTTCAATGCATTTAATGAGATCTGTTAGAAGCAAAGGTGATGTTGCCCCTTTACAGGTTTAGTTTTTGGCCCTCAATAGCCTTATTTTTCATActgtttcattctgtttcaTACGGACTCTCTGAAGTGAGACACTCCTTTCATTACCATCAGGGTGTGAGTTAGTTGTACGTTACATCATTAAATGTTACCTTAAGTTGAAAACTCAGATAACATCTCTGTTTCTGTGGTTGTTCTAtggctttttgggttttgtagaaagggaaaattacaaagagagaaaacattaagaaaaacaaagaaaaggaatctGAAGATGAAGAGGATAAAATCAATGACCATTACCTTAAGCAGAAATATGAGCCCCGTGGTACAAGTAAgcaccttcagaaaaaaacGAAGAAAcaggccaaaaaaaaagccaaggtTGGTTTGGATAGGTATTTCACTTTGTGCTTGCTGTTTCTGTTCAagaaattcttttttgtttccttagtTTACATGAAGGAAGAGATAGCTTAGAACttctcttttcaaaatacaCAACTAAAAAGACCAGTTATACCCATGTCTTTGGTGTTAAAATGTTCCATTGAGCGTTGCTGGGTAGGAATAATATAGTAATATCCAGTAGAATTTGGTGCCTGTCTGAAGAAGCCTTAATTTGTATCAGACTGTTTTCCAGTCATTGATTGCAAGAATATTCACAAAACTTTAGAATACAGACACAAGATCAGGAACATAGCAAGGGCATCATTAGCTGTCTTTTGATGATACTATGTAACAGGGAGTAGTGTGAACTATGTCTGAGTGAAGATAAATTCAGTATCAGTGGAACTGATTACCTCTGATCAttaaacataaattatttttcccctccttccttgTACATCTATGGCATGCAACAAAGATTATAAAGAAGTGGTAAGAAATGCTAAATATAATTTATACTTACTTTGTTTTTTGTACTCTTGTTTATTATGCATTCAAATGAGCAGAACCAACGCCGGCAGGAAAAACTTCAAGGGAAGGTGTTTCACTTGACAGATCTCTGCACAACTGAACAGCCACAGATAGATGTCGAGTACAACCAAGAATCAGAGACTGAAATGAGCTCTGAAACTCTTGATAAGAAGCAAGAAGAGGAATCATCACAGGATTGCAAAGATCACTGCTTAACTCAGAAAGACTTGAGTATACAGGGAAATAGTACAGAAATTCAGAGCGGGCATGAAAATGGAGGAAAGTCAGAACAAGAGTGGGAAGAAAACAAGTCTCTCATGGATCTCTCTATGGAAGGCTTAGATTCTCCTATGAAGTTTGTCAATGGCCTTGATAACCTGTCTTTGAAAGAGGAGGATAACGACaatgaagatgaggaagagcTTGCTACAGACTTTTCAAAACTCCACTTGGATGCCACTGACACAAGTGACACAAGTACCTTGGATGGTCTTCAGCCTGTTCCTAACAAGACATGCAAAATATCTACAGATGACCCCGAAATGGCATTTTGTACTCTGGCAAACAGGGAAGAGCTGAACATTGAGGAAGATTCAATCCATCATTGTTTGTATCAATTTACCCGTAATGAAACACTTACCGAGACCAATAAACTACTGTGTGATGTGTGTACACAAAGGCATTGTGGACCAAAGAACAACATAAGTATGAtagacttttttaaaagaaaactttaaacaTATCCCTGTCTGCTTTATGAGTGGATAAAGGGTGGGGGGATTATCCCTTGTATAACTTGGTCTACTTTCATTCATTGTATTAAAGGGGAATGCTCAGCTTCTCAGGTCTTGTAATAGATGACAGTGTAAAAGTTTAAATAGTGGAAATAAATTACTGCTGTAACATTTGTTTTGATATAAAACACTTGTTTTAATCtttgatgatttttcttttctgcaggtGAAAAGAAGTATGTTTATACTAATGCCAAAAAGCAGATGCTCATCTCTCTAGCTCCTCCAATTTTAACCCTTCACTTAAAGAGGTTTCAGCAGGTAAGCAGCAGGCTGATACATGTATATAGCCCCAAGttaatatgtatatatgtgtacataTGCATGTAGTATTAGCTTAACTTGAAAACATGctaacattattttattttctataaaactagtttggttttttcccaaagtTCGGAAGGCATTAGTATGCGGCATTGTTTTTTGTGGTCTTTGAGGCACTAAGGTGTGTTTCCCTGAAAGCATATTCCCTTAATTAACTGGAAAATACTGATTTGTGAGTGTATCCACAACATATTCCCTCATAATTTTTACTGCTTATTGTATTAAGCAGAATCTAAGCATTAATGGTTTCCTACTATTACAGCTGCTCGTGGGCTCATGTGTTTCAGTAGGTATAGGTTAATAGGATCCCTTACTAGTAACGAATAAGTAACTAGTTTGCAGAAGTGGAAAAGAGAGGATTCTGAGCCTTGTGGAGCAGAAGAAAGtatgaaaggaaagcagaataaagcaaaaataagtaacaaaacaagttttatttACAGACACTGAAGTCAGTTACCTGTTTATTCCTAAGTTGTAGAAAAATTTTTAACTCAGGGCTTTATCTTTTCaagagagaaggaggaaaggaaagggagacAGTACTTCTAAATTTAAACCTGTTTGGTGTTTTTAATCAatatacttgaaaaataaaggaggcGACTTTaattagattaaaaataatttcatatagaaaatggaaatgtgtAGTGTGATCCAAGAGACTgtaatatgaagaaaataacatttatcatcatctccttttgtttttccagtttgaTACTGGACGATTGTTTGATTAAGGTGGGAGCAGTTTTGCATCAGTTCGGATGTTCTTAGATCAGATCCTCAGGCATGTTACCGTATCTGAGAAGCAAGAGTTGTCCTCATAGTTACTGAAATGCATTAGAGCTGATTCTTTTTCCACTTCTGCTACCATTACATTAATGTATGAGTGAGCTGAAGAGCCATCTTAACTTGTGCTCCAGTGCAGCGTTTGGGGGCAAGGGAATAATGCTGGAATATTGgacatcagagaaaaaaaattgctttttctcagttttgtgTAATGTAAAACTAATTTGTGTTGTTGAAATTTTAACCTGAAACATTTAGTAACTAAGCATGGTTTTAATATGCTCCATTTTAACATTATGGGGTTTTCCCTCTATTTTGGTTGTTTAAGGCTGGATTTAATCTGCAGAAGGTTAACAGGCATATCAGGTTCCCAGAAGTGATAGACTTGGCTCCTTTCTGTACAGCTAAATGTAAAGTAAGTGGGAAAACAATCAGATTCTTCTTTCCCATATTCTAATGTGCTTTCACAACAAAGCTGCATAGCAAAATCTTTGTACAATGCTTGTCAAGCCTGTTACTTTGTGTGATAACTTGTACTTCACTGCTCATAACTGTAGTTGCTTGCATGGATCTCTAATGATCAGTTTCCATTTCATCAGCAAAAAATCAAAGAGTTTACATTCTTCAATGCCCACCACTTGGCTGACATAGCTAAACTTGTGGTTTTCTAGAATGTGGCTGAAGGGAATACAAAGGTCTTGTACTCTCTCTATGGAGTTGTTGAACACAGCGGAACAATGAGGTCTGGGCACTACACTGCCTATGTTAAAATGAGGGCCATGAACAACCACCTCTCTGATCTTGTCCTTCGAGGACAATTTCAAGGTAAatcattagaaatattttataaattatttcttacagaatcacaaaatggtttgggttggaaggggccttaaagatcatgtagttccaacctcctgccataGCTGGTAAGTTCTCTGAGAAAGGCAGTGAAGCTGGTGAAATGATATAagaagtggctga encodes:
- the USP16 gene encoding ubiquitin carboxyl-terminal hydrolase 16 isoform X3; this translates as MGKKRVKGKSAQSDESLDILEPVCKHVRKGLDQGHVRKALQNVEWHVCQDCKADSKTQEKAEEEETDEGTSIWLCLKCGHRGCDRNSPDQHALKHYETPRSDPHCLVLNLDNWSVWCYLCDNEVPYKTSTLLGQTVDFVRKQVGIDSSRAVEKQENKEVENKKVEKDSKNEQEKEVSLKEENSHSTANGEVTVKGLSNLGNTCFFNAVMQNLSQTPILKELLKEAKIPGTTIKIESPELCMEPQLIKLDQPGPLTLAMHQFVTEMQETKQGVVTPKELFAQVCKKAIRFKGYQQQDSHELLRYLLDGMRAEEIQQISVGMLKALSDSNKQNEEELKKKIKEYEKKKGIQSFVDRIFGGELTSTIMCEECRTKGKITKRENIKKNKEKESEDEEDKINDHYLKQKYEPRGTSKHLQKKTKKQAKKKAKNQRRQEKLQGKVFHLTDLCTTEQPQIDVEYNQESETEMSSETLDKKQEEESSQDCKDHCLTQKDLSIQGNSTEIQSGHENGGKSEQEWEENKSLMDLSMEGLDSPMKFVNGLDNLSLKEEDNDNEDEEELATDFSKLHLDATDTSDTSTLDGLQPVPNKTCKISTDDPEMAFCTLANREELNIEEDSIHHCLYQFTRNETLTETNKLLCDVCTQRHCGPKNNISEKKYVYTNAKKQMLISLAPPILTLHLKRFQQAGFNLQKVNRHIRFPEVIDLAPFCTAKCKNVAEGNTKVLYSLYGVVEHSGTMRSGHYTAYVKMRAMNNHLSDLVLRGQFQASETEPVKGQWFHISDTHVQRVSVSKVLSSQAYLLFYERLL
- the USP16 gene encoding ubiquitin carboxyl-terminal hydrolase 16 isoform X2 — its product is MGKKRVKGKSAQSDESLDILEPVCKHVRKGLDQGHVRKALQNVEWHVCQDCKADSKTQEKAEEEETDEGTSIWLCLKCGHRGCDRNSPDQHALKHYETPRSDPHCLVLNLDNWSVWCYLCDNEVPYKTSTLLGQTVDFVRKQVGIDSSRAEKQENKEVENKKVEKDSKNEQEKEVSLKEENSHSTANGEVTVKGLSNLGNTCFFNAVMQNLSQTPILKELLKEAKIPGTTIKIESPELCMEPQLIKLDQPGPLTLAMHQFVTEMQETKQGVVTPKELFAQVCKKAIRFKGYQQQDSHELLRYLLDGMRAEEIQQISVGMLKALSDSNKQNEEELKKKIKEYEKKKGIQSFVDRIFGGELTSTIMCEECRTVSLVRESFLDLSLPVLDVQKGKITKRENIKKNKEKESEDEEDKINDHYLKQKYEPRGTSKHLQKKTKKQAKKKAKNQRRQEKLQGKVFHLTDLCTTEQPQIDVEYNQESETEMSSETLDKKQEEESSQDCKDHCLTQKDLSIQGNSTEIQSGHENGGKSEQEWEENKSLMDLSMEGLDSPMKFVNGLDNLSLKEEDNDNEDEEELATDFSKLHLDATDTSDTSTLDGLQPVPNKTCKISTDDPEMAFCTLANREELNIEEDSIHHCLYQFTRNETLTETNKLLCDVCTQRHCGPKNNISEKKYVYTNAKKQMLISLAPPILTLHLKRFQQAGFNLQKVNRHIRFPEVIDLAPFCTAKCKNVAEGNTKVLYSLYGVVEHSGTMRSGHYTAYVKMRAMNNHLSDLVLRGQFQASETEPVKGQWFHISDTHVQRVSVSKVLSSQAYLLFYERLL
- the USP16 gene encoding ubiquitin carboxyl-terminal hydrolase 16 isoform X9, whose protein sequence is MGKKRVKGKSAQSDESLDILEPVCKHVRKGLDQGHVRKALQNVEWHVCQDCKADSKTQEKAEEEETDEGTSIWLCLKCGHRGCDRNSPDQHALKHYETPRSDPHCLVLNLDNWSVWCYLCDNEVPYKTSTLLGQTVDFVRKQVGIDSSRAVEKQENKEVENKKVEKDSKNEQEKEVSLKEENSHSTANGEVTVKGLSNLGNTCFFNAVMQNLSQTPILKELLKEAKIPGTTIKIESPELCMEPQLIKLDQPGPLTLAMHQFVTEMQETKQGVVTPKELFAQVCKKAIRFKGYQQQDSHELLRYLLDGMRAEEIQQISVGMLKALSDSNKQNEEELKKKIKEYEKKKGIQSFVDRIFGGELTSTIMCEECRTVSLVRESFLDLSLPVLDVQKGKITKRENIKKNKEKESEDEEDKINDHYLKQKYEPRGTSKHLQKKTKKQAKKKAKNQRRQEKLQGKVFHLTDLCTTEQPQIDVEYNQESETEMSSETLDKKQEEESSQDCKDHCLTQKDLSIQGNSTEIQSGHENGGKSEQEWEENKSLMDLSMEGLDSPMKFVNGLDNLSLKEEDNDNEDEEELATDFSKLHLDATDTSDTSTLDGLQPVPNKTCKISTDDPEMAFCTLANREELNIEEDSIHHCLYQFTRNETLTETNKLLCDVCTQRHCGPKNNISEKKYVYTNAKKQMLISLAPPILTLHLKRFQQFDTGRLFD